A single window of Usitatibacter rugosus DNA harbors:
- the grpE gene encoding nucleotide exchange factor GrpE codes for MNEFPAGGGTEPMPGEGAEGAPQSDSRIAELEARVAVLAAESEKHREEWLRAKAETENVRRRGAEDVSKAHKFGIESFAAGLLGVKDSLDMALAVDAPTVESIKSGVELTARQLEAVFEKYALKPIAPAAGDKFDPHVHQAISQVESDLPANTVAAVLQKGFTLHDRVLRPALVTVAKPVEKNAE; via the coding sequence GTGAACGAATTTCCCGCCGGCGGGGGCACGGAGCCCATGCCCGGCGAGGGCGCCGAGGGGGCGCCGCAATCCGATAGCCGCATCGCCGAGCTCGAGGCTCGCGTGGCCGTCCTGGCCGCGGAATCCGAGAAGCACCGCGAGGAGTGGCTCCGCGCCAAGGCCGAGACGGAGAATGTCCGCCGCCGCGGCGCCGAGGACGTCTCCAAGGCCCACAAGTTCGGCATCGAATCCTTCGCCGCCGGCCTGCTCGGCGTGAAGGACAGCCTGGACATGGCGCTCGCCGTGGACGCACCCACGGTGGAGTCGATCAAGTCCGGCGTCGAGCTCACCGCCCGCCAGCTGGAGGCCGTGTTCGAGAAGTACGCGCTGAAGCCGATCGCGCCCGCCGCGGGCGACAAGTTCGACCCGCACGTGCACCAGGCGATCAGCCAGGTCGAGAGCGACCTGCCGGCGAATACCGTGGCGGCCGTCCTGCAGAAGGGCTTCACGCTGCACGACCGGGTGCTGCGCCCCGCGCTCGTCACGGTGGCCAAGCCGGTTGAAAAGAACGCTGAATAA
- the dnaK gene encoding molecular chaperone DnaK, whose amino-acid sequence MAKIIGIDLGTTNSCVAIMEGGKPKVIENSEGARTTPSIVAYADNDEILVGAPAKRQAVTNAKNTVYAVKRLIGRKFEEKEVQKDIGLMPYTISKADNGDAWVEVRGKKIAPQQVSAEILRKMKKTAEDYLGEPVTEAVITVPAYFNDSQRQATKDAGRIAGLDVKRIINEPTAAALAFGMDKQEGDRKIAVYDLGGGTFDISIIEIANVDGEHQFEVLSTNGDTFLGGEDFDQRVIDYIVDEFKKQNGLDLSKDPIALQRIKSAAERAKIELSSSQQTEVREPYIAMANGAPAHLEMKLTRAKFESLVDELIDRTIKPCEIALKDSGLKLSDISDVILVGGMTRMPKVQEKVKEFFGKEPRKDVNPDEAVAVGAAVQGGVLQGDVKDVLLLDVTPLSLGIETLGGVMTKLIQKNTTIPTKAQQVFSTAEDGQAAVTIHVLQGERDVSRGNKSLGQFNLEGIAPAPRGMPQIEVQFDIDANGIMHVSAKDKATGKENKITIKSNSGLTEEEIQQMVKDAETHADEDKKTLELVTARNQGDQLIHSIKKSLTEYGDKLEAVEKDKIEAAIKDLEGVVKGDDLAEIEAKTQALATASQKLGEKVYADAQAKAQADAGGAAGAGAQGGAQAPPEKDEGNVVDAEFTEVKDKKSA is encoded by the coding sequence ATGGCAAAGATCATCGGCATCGACCTCGGCACCACGAACTCGTGCGTGGCCATCATGGAGGGCGGCAAGCCCAAGGTCATCGAGAACAGCGAGGGCGCGCGCACCACGCCGTCCATCGTCGCGTATGCGGATAACGACGAGATCCTCGTCGGCGCCCCGGCCAAGCGCCAGGCCGTCACCAACGCGAAGAACACCGTCTACGCGGTGAAGCGCCTCATCGGCCGCAAGTTCGAGGAGAAGGAAGTGCAAAAGGACATCGGCCTGATGCCCTACACGATCTCCAAGGCCGACAACGGCGACGCGTGGGTGGAAGTGCGCGGCAAGAAGATCGCGCCGCAGCAGGTCTCCGCCGAGATCCTCCGCAAGATGAAGAAGACGGCCGAGGACTACCTCGGAGAGCCGGTCACGGAAGCCGTGATCACGGTCCCCGCCTACTTCAACGACTCGCAGCGCCAGGCCACCAAGGACGCCGGGCGCATCGCCGGCCTCGACGTGAAGCGCATCATCAACGAGCCCACGGCGGCCGCGCTCGCGTTCGGCATGGACAAGCAGGAAGGCGACCGCAAGATCGCGGTCTATGACCTGGGCGGCGGCACGTTCGACATCTCCATCATCGAGATCGCGAACGTCGACGGCGAGCACCAGTTCGAGGTGCTTTCCACCAACGGCGACACGTTCCTGGGCGGCGAGGACTTCGACCAGCGCGTGATCGACTACATCGTCGACGAATTCAAGAAGCAGAACGGCCTCGACCTCTCGAAGGACCCGATCGCCCTGCAGCGCATCAAGAGCGCCGCGGAGCGCGCGAAGATCGAGCTCTCCTCTTCCCAGCAGACGGAAGTGCGCGAGCCGTACATCGCGATGGCCAACGGCGCCCCGGCGCACCTCGAGATGAAGTTGACGCGCGCGAAGTTCGAATCGCTCGTCGACGAGCTGATCGACCGCACCATCAAGCCGTGCGAGATCGCGCTCAAGGACTCGGGCCTGAAGCTCTCCGACATCAGCGACGTGATCCTCGTCGGCGGCATGACGCGCATGCCGAAGGTCCAGGAGAAGGTGAAGGAGTTCTTCGGCAAGGAGCCGCGCAAGGACGTGAACCCGGATGAAGCGGTCGCCGTCGGCGCCGCGGTCCAGGGCGGCGTGCTGCAGGGCGACGTGAAGGATGTGCTGCTGCTGGACGTGACGCCGCTGTCGCTCGGCATCGAGACGCTGGGTGGCGTGATGACCAAGCTCATCCAGAAGAACACCACGATCCCGACCAAGGCCCAGCAGGTCTTCTCGACGGCCGAGGACGGCCAGGCGGCGGTGACGATCCACGTGCTCCAGGGCGAGCGCGACGTCTCCCGCGGCAACAAGAGCCTGGGCCAGTTCAACCTGGAAGGCATCGCGCCGGCCCCGCGCGGCATGCCGCAGATCGAAGTGCAGTTCGACATCGACGCGAACGGCATCATGCACGTGTCGGCGAAGGACAAGGCCACCGGCAAGGAAAACAAGATCACCATCAAGTCGAACTCCGGCCTCACCGAGGAGGAGATCCAGCAGATGGTGAAGGACGCGGAGACGCACGCCGACGAGGACAAGAAAACCCTCGAGCTCGTGACGGCCCGCAACCAGGGTGACCAGCTCATCCACTCGATCAAGAAGTCGCTCACGGAATACGGCGACAAGCTCGAGGCTGTCGAGAAGGACAAGATCGAGGCCGCCATCAAGGACCTCGAGGGCGTGGTGAAGGGCGACGACCTGGCCGAGATCGAGGCCAAGACGCAGGCCCTCGCGACCGCCTCGCAGAAGCTGGGCGAGAAGGTCTACGCCGACGCGCAGGCCAAGGCGCAGGCCGATGCGGGCGGTGCCGCCGGAGCGGGTGCGCAGGGTGGCGCCCAGGCGCCCCCGGAGAAGGACGAAGGCAACGTCGTCGATGCGGAGTTCACCGAGGTGAAGGACAAGAAGTCCGCTTGA
- a CDS encoding phage holin family protein has translation MMLLARWIVNAAALLLVAYLYPGVAVTSFFAALIAALVLGLVNAVVRPILVLLTLPVTILTLGLFIFVINALLFWFVANVVQGFAVSGFVAALVGSILYSVITMITSWLLFTKSK, from the coding sequence CTGATGCTGCTCGCCCGATGGATCGTGAATGCCGCCGCGCTGCTGCTGGTGGCCTACCTCTACCCCGGCGTGGCGGTGACGAGCTTCTTCGCCGCCCTGATCGCCGCCCTGGTCCTCGGCCTCGTGAATGCGGTGGTGCGGCCGATCCTCGTGCTCCTCACGCTGCCGGTGACGATCCTCACGCTCGGCCTCTTCATCTTCGTGATCAACGCGCTGCTCTTCTGGTTCGTGGCCAACGTGGTCCAGGGCTTCGCGGTATCCGGCTTCGTGGCCGCGCTGGTGGGCTCGATCCTCTACAGCGTCATCACGATGATCACGAGCTGGCTGCTCTTCACGAAGAGCAAGTAA
- the hemH gene encoding ferrochelatase: MPSPRNGVLLVNLGTPDEPTPAAVRRYLREFLSDPRVVEIPRAVWLPILHLLVLPFRPAKTAKKYASIWMNDGSPLRVYTSRQAQLLRGYLGEKLKVQAPVVYAMRYGKPSVAEGLAELAAKGCDRITVLPLYPQYAGSTTASVADAVKSGLKHAKPAPTVQFVKEFHEHPAYINAIAKNVNDYWFKHGRPDRLVMSFHGIPKAVADRGDPYPVQCRRTAELVATELGWNDARTQVTFQSRFGRAEWLQPYTFDALRALGSAKTTRVDVICPGFAADCLETLEEISIEGKKEFLHAGGRDFHYIPTTNDTPAFIAALAAVAQENL, encoded by the coding sequence GTGCCCTCCCCGCGCAACGGCGTGCTCCTGGTAAACCTGGGCACGCCCGACGAACCGACTCCCGCGGCTGTACGCCGCTACCTGCGGGAATTCCTTTCCGACCCCCGGGTGGTGGAGATCCCGCGCGCTGTGTGGCTGCCGATCCTCCACCTGCTAGTGCTGCCCTTCCGGCCCGCGAAGACCGCGAAGAAATACGCCAGCATCTGGATGAACGACGGCTCACCCCTTCGCGTTTACACGTCGCGCCAGGCGCAGCTGCTGCGCGGCTACCTGGGCGAGAAGCTCAAGGTCCAGGCGCCCGTGGTCTACGCGATGCGCTATGGCAAGCCCTCGGTTGCCGAAGGTCTCGCGGAGCTGGCCGCCAAGGGCTGCGACCGGATCACGGTGCTGCCGCTCTATCCGCAGTACGCGGGGAGCACCACGGCCAGCGTGGCCGACGCGGTGAAGTCCGGCTTGAAGCACGCGAAGCCGGCCCCCACCGTACAGTTCGTGAAGGAGTTCCACGAGCACCCGGCCTACATCAACGCGATCGCGAAGAACGTGAACGACTACTGGTTCAAGCACGGGCGGCCCGACCGGCTGGTGATGAGCTTCCACGGCATCCCCAAGGCGGTGGCCGACCGGGGCGATCCCTACCCCGTGCAATGCCGTCGCACCGCGGAGCTGGTGGCGACGGAGCTGGGCTGGAACGACGCGCGCACACAGGTCACGTTCCAGTCGCGCTTCGGTCGCGCCGAATGGCTGCAGCCGTATACATTCGATGCCCTGCGCGCCCTCGGAAGTGCGAAGACCACGCGCGTCGACGTGATCTGCCCCGGTTTCGCGGCGGATTGCCTGGAGACGCTCGAGGAGATCTCGATCGAGGGCAAGAAGGAATTCCTGCACGCCGGCGGCCGGGACTTCCACTACATTCCCACCACCAACGACACGCCCGCCTTCATCGCCGCGCTCGCGGCGGTTGCCCAGGAGAACCTCTGA